Proteins encoded by one window of Micromonospora coxensis:
- a CDS encoding transposase: MARQSKYPEEFRRQAAALVLDSGRTIRDVGRELGVNHETLRNWVAQLRQERDGGQSSSLLSDDERAELLRLRRQVAQLELEKEILKKAAVFFARETER, encoded by the coding sequence TTGGCTCGACAGAGCAAGTACCCCGAGGAGTTCCGGCGTCAGGCCGCGGCGCTGGTGCTGGATTCCGGCCGCACGATCCGTGACGTGGGCAGGGAGTTGGGGGTCAACCACGAGACGCTGCGCAACTGGGTGGCCCAACTGCGCCAGGAACGCGACGGCGGCCAGTCGTCGTCGCTGCTCAGCGACGATGAGCGTGCCGAGCTGCTGCGGTTGCGGCGGCAGGTGGCCCAGTTGGAGCTGGAGAAGGAGATCTTGAAAAAAGCCGCGGTCTTCTTCGCACGCGAGACGGAGCGGTGA
- a CDS encoding transcriptional regulator, whose translation MAAQETADHIIRTRAVTADAILANRADLRPYPYRLISIVSHRGIGGDQVTQALAAAELLETFGWQLVSVSEFASSRIVHAIMRRR comes from the coding sequence ATGGCCGCCCAGGAAACCGCTGACCACATCATTCGCACCCGCGCTGTCACCGCCGACGCCATCCTCGCCAACCGCGCCGACCTACGCCCCTACCCCTACCGGCTCATCTCCATCGTGTCCCACCGCGGCATTGGCGGAGACCAGGTCACCCAAGCACTGGCCGCCGCAGAATTGCTCGAAACCTTCGGCTGGCAGCTGGTCAGCGTCTCGGAGTTCGCCAGCAGCAGGATCGTTCACGCGATCATGCGGAGACGCTGA
- a CDS encoding DUF885 domain-containing protein produces MIEGFVDRLLCDMAALDPCTAVVDAGEQDVDGLTDYSPEGHQARADLAARALRELEISGDALPAATPLHAHLAERLQTRIAFHDAGEDLRELHAAATGPLQLIRQAVEAAVPRRDAEDAAFEEGWARVGARMAAIPTALDGYARSLLLAAERGHVPARRQVELVTQRCRNWIDDDVALVDRYGEGRQRASLQAAAADAREAYRKLAQMLTADLAPRAVDEEAFGQQRYALWVRTFLAAQPDLHELYDWGWDEFRSTEAELIAEAKALGGSVPEVLAWLAGPDAPGTLHSREAFAAWLQELLETAIERLDAVHFDIPAPLRHIESRLTTSSGTAYIGPTRDLTRPGRVWWSLPEDAASFPTWYAYSTAYHEGVPGHHLHLGSEVCRGGLGQRLNLLGGLSGSQEGWALYAERFMDELGLYEQPGARLGHLYMQLLRAARIVLDIGLHLRLPMPSGDGAVWTPDAALELLRGRCHQGPYASAELGRYLGRPGQALAYKVGERVWLAGRSSFPGDRRAFHRRALELGSLGLDQLATALQPDHAALAHPGETSQGSGV; encoded by the coding sequence ATGATCGAGGGCTTCGTGGATCGGCTCCTGTGCGATATGGCCGCCCTCGACCCCTGCACAGCGGTCGTCGACGCTGGCGAGCAGGATGTCGACGGGCTCACCGACTACAGCCCGGAGGGCCACCAGGCCCGCGCCGACCTCGCGGCCCGCGCCCTGCGCGAGCTCGAGATCTCGGGTGACGCGCTGCCGGCCGCGACCCCGCTGCACGCCCACCTCGCCGAACGGCTGCAAACCCGTATCGCCTTCCACGACGCCGGGGAGGACCTGCGCGAACTGCACGCGGCGGCCACCGGTCCGCTTCAGCTCATCCGCCAGGCCGTCGAGGCCGCGGTTCCCCGCCGCGACGCCGAGGATGCGGCCTTCGAGGAGGGCTGGGCTCGTGTCGGCGCACGAATGGCCGCGATCCCCACGGCCCTGGACGGGTACGCCCGCAGCCTCCTACTCGCCGCGGAGCGCGGACATGTGCCGGCGCGGCGTCAGGTAGAGCTCGTGACGCAGCGCTGCCGTAACTGGATCGACGACGATGTCGCCCTGGTGGACCGCTACGGCGAGGGGCGTCAGCGGGCGTCGTTGCAGGCTGCAGCGGCGGACGCGCGAGAGGCGTACCGGAAACTGGCCCAGATGCTGACCGCGGACCTGGCGCCGCGGGCCGTTGACGAGGAAGCGTTCGGCCAGCAGCGGTACGCCCTCTGGGTGCGCACCTTCCTCGCGGCCCAGCCTGACCTGCACGAGCTGTACGACTGGGGCTGGGACGAGTTCAGATCGACAGAGGCGGAGCTGATCGCGGAAGCGAAGGCCCTGGGCGGGAGTGTGCCCGAGGTGCTTGCCTGGCTCGCCGGCCCCGACGCACCCGGCACCCTGCACAGCAGGGAGGCGTTCGCCGCGTGGCTGCAGGAGCTGCTGGAGACCGCCATCGAGCGGCTGGACGCCGTGCACTTCGACATCCCCGCCCCGCTGCGGCACATCGAGTCGCGGTTGACCACGTCGTCCGGCACCGCCTATATCGGGCCGACGCGGGATCTGACGCGGCCGGGTCGGGTCTGGTGGTCCCTCCCGGAGGACGCAGCCAGCTTCCCCACCTGGTACGCCTACAGCACCGCCTACCACGAGGGCGTCCCCGGCCACCACCTCCACCTCGGCTCCGAGGTCTGCCGGGGAGGTCTCGGGCAGCGGCTGAACCTGCTCGGCGGCCTCTCCGGCAGCCAGGAGGGCTGGGCACTGTACGCGGAGCGGTTCATGGACGAACTCGGGCTCTACGAACAGCCGGGCGCGCGACTGGGACACCTCTACATGCAGCTCCTGCGGGCGGCCCGGATTGTGCTCGACATCGGCCTGCACCTACGACTGCCGATGCCCTCCGGTGACGGAGCAGTGTGGACGCCGGACGCTGCGCTGGAGCTGCTGCGGGGCCGCTGTCACCAAGGGCCGTACGCCTCCGCCGAACTCGGGCGCTACCTGGGCCGGCCAGGACAGGCGCTGGCCTACAAGGTGGGCGAGCGCGTGTGGCTGGCCGGCCGCTCGTCCTTCCCCGGCGACCGGCGCGCATTCCATCGCCGAGCGCTGGAACTGGGTTCGCTGGGCCTGGATCAGTTGGCGACCGCCCTCCAGCCTGACCACGCAGCACTCGCGCACCCCGGTGAAACAAGCCAGGGATCGGGCGTGTAG
- a CDS encoding IS3 family transposase, with the protein MYRFIAAEKTTYPVRLLCRLLGVGHSAFYDWVRQGRQRAAERERHDQQRVEVTRQAWSEHRGVYGARRLTAELHERGHRWNRKAVARLMRLAGIEGAHRRRRGKPRRKAASTATAPDLVQRQFTATAPNRLWVADISYLRTWEGFLYLAVVVDAYSRRVVGWAMADHLRTELILDAVGMAIQHRRPARDQVIHHSDRGTQYTSFEFGRTLRSCGVLASMGSVADCYDNALAETFFATLKTELVYTRAWPSRHELEMEVFSYIEGFYNPRRRHSRLGNVSPDTYEKIHHESLTDIEVSGP; encoded by the coding sequence GTGTATCGGTTCATCGCCGCGGAGAAGACCACCTACCCGGTCCGTCTGCTCTGCCGGCTCCTCGGCGTCGGCCACAGCGCCTTCTACGACTGGGTTCGACAGGGACGCCAACGCGCCGCCGAGCGGGAACGCCACGACCAGCAGCGCGTCGAGGTCACCCGGCAGGCGTGGTCGGAGCACCGCGGCGTCTACGGCGCCCGACGGCTCACCGCCGAGCTACACGAACGCGGCCACCGATGGAACCGCAAGGCGGTTGCGAGGCTGATGCGGCTGGCTGGCATCGAGGGCGCCCACCGACGCCGGCGCGGCAAGCCCCGCCGCAAGGCCGCGTCCACGGCGACCGCGCCGGACCTGGTCCAGCGGCAGTTCACCGCGACCGCCCCGAATCGGCTCTGGGTCGCCGACATCTCCTACCTGCGCACATGGGAAGGATTCCTCTACCTCGCCGTCGTGGTCGACGCCTACTCCCGCCGCGTCGTGGGTTGGGCGATGGCCGATCACCTGCGCACCGAGCTGATCCTCGACGCCGTCGGCATGGCCATCCAGCACCGCCGACCCGCCCGCGACCAGGTCATCCACCACTCGGACCGCGGGACGCAGTACACGTCGTTCGAGTTCGGCCGCACCCTGCGCTCCTGCGGCGTGCTCGCCTCGATGGGCTCCGTGGCCGACTGCTACGACAACGCCCTGGCCGAGACGTTCTTCGCCACCTTGAAGACCGAGCTGGTCTACACCCGCGCCTGGCCCAGCCGACACGAGCTGGAGATGGAGGTCTTCTCCTACATCGAAGGCTTCTACAACCCTCGCCGCCGGCACAGCCGTCTGGGTAACGTCAGCCCCGACACCTACGAGAAGATCCACCACGAGTCCTTAACAGACATCGAGGTGTCCGGCCCATAG
- a CDS encoding immunity 53 family protein, whose protein sequence is MDAAARHLDAYLLVAEVGVPQDLPLPDGYGHREIKDYGVHDHDELAPGVWTWLQAWYTTQCDGEWEHEYGIQIETVDNPGWSVRIDLGDTALSGMPYERQELHRSEHEWVMTWVEKDQFRAACGPVNLGEALHQFRRWAETTTREPGHRLDQM, encoded by the coding sequence GTGGACGCTGCCGCCCGGCACCTGGATGCCTACCTCCTCGTAGCTGAAGTGGGTGTGCCGCAGGACCTACCCTTACCTGACGGTTACGGCCACCGCGAGATCAAGGACTACGGGGTGCATGATCACGATGAGCTGGCGCCGGGGGTCTGGACCTGGCTGCAAGCCTGGTACACGACTCAGTGCGATGGCGAATGGGAACACGAATACGGCATTCAGATTGAGACGGTCGACAACCCCGGCTGGTCGGTCCGCATCGACCTTGGCGATACGGCGCTGTCGGGGATGCCCTACGAGAGGCAGGAGCTCCATCGCAGCGAGCACGAGTGGGTCATGACCTGGGTCGAGAAAGACCAGTTCCGGGCAGCGTGCGGACCAGTGAACCTCGGCGAGGCTCTACATCAGTTCCGGCGGTGGGCCGAAACTACGACCCGCGAGCCCGGGCACCGGCTTGACCAGATGTAG
- a CDS encoding endonuclease/exonuclease/phosphatase family protein, whose translation MRIATFNANNLFSRWSFQAELPRTVAHLPRAEIAAEAPDAVSAQGSGQPSVVEVVLPDGTRMSGVLRTFRGKLVKGKDPKAREWIARRIAALNADVLCLQEVEDQDALDTFHRDDLRPLGVDYRYRVVVEGNDPRRIDVAICSRLPITRISSWRYWPDRTGEPVFGRDLLQAQITTPDGTALHVFVNHLKSNFIADEHTLTPAEITAARHAINRRRTEQATAITQILRRQRLTRRIVITGDLNDTPHAATLTPLRQANLTEQIHQGTTTAGPDRNGHLIDDAFTDLSPTIWTHRHRAKGITTFALYDQIWTSPDLTVTTAHVMRRTQISGDGSDHDPAYIDLALA comes from the coding sequence GTGAGGATCGCGACCTTCAACGCCAACAACCTGTTCTCTCGCTGGTCGTTCCAGGCCGAACTTCCCCGAACTGTGGCGCATCTTCCCCGAGCCGAGATCGCCGCAGAAGCCCCCGATGCAGTGAGTGCTCAGGGCAGTGGGCAACCGTCGGTGGTCGAGGTGGTCCTACCTGACGGCACCCGCATGAGCGGAGTCCTGCGCACCTTCCGCGGCAAACTCGTCAAGGGCAAGGATCCGAAAGCCCGCGAATGGATCGCCCGACGCATCGCCGCTCTGAACGCCGATGTGTTGTGCCTGCAGGAGGTCGAAGACCAGGACGCCCTGGACACGTTCCACCGCGATGACCTACGCCCTCTTGGTGTCGACTACCGCTACCGCGTAGTCGTGGAAGGCAACGACCCCCGCCGCATCGATGTCGCCATCTGCTCCCGGCTGCCGATCACCCGCATCAGCTCCTGGCGGTACTGGCCCGACCGCACCGGCGAACCCGTGTTCGGCCGTGACCTGCTCCAAGCACAGATCACCACCCCGGACGGCACAGCACTACACGTCTTCGTCAACCACCTCAAGAGCAACTTCATCGCCGACGAACACACCCTCACCCCCGCCGAGATCACCGCCGCCCGCCACGCGATCAACCGACGACGCACCGAGCAGGCCACCGCCATCACCCAGATCCTGCGCCGACAGCGACTCACTCGCCGCATCGTGATCACCGGCGACCTCAACGACACACCCCACGCCGCCACCCTCACCCCCCTACGCCAGGCGAACCTCACCGAACAGATCCACCAGGGCACCACCACCGCCGGCCCCGACCGCAACGGCCACCTCATCGACGACGCCTTCACCGACCTGTCCCCCACCATCTGGACCCACCGCCACCGCGCCAAAGGCATCACCACCTTCGCCCTCTACGACCAGATCTGGACCAGCCCCGACCTGACCGTCACCACCGCACACGTCATGCGCCGCACCCAGATCAGCGGCGACGGATCCGACCACGACCCCGCATACATCGACCTCGCCCTGGCCTGA
- a CDS encoding WD40 repeat domain-containing protein: MPVVAAGTVAGPVLLAGAGVLGSVGANVLTDVLTRLTERLRADGGQPDPVRLQRALAERIEAAFASQDEESRKLRTEAAELLGRVGAIEVALRTAVELGDRELQHALAESLSRLSGEFGEFGFVLAAVRDSVWQIEQELRGIREHGRVEQERSRELALSVRRILDTVERVEARTRLPGATDAGPAARWSGNPYLGLSPFDERHAEVFYGRRELVARLLQRLAEQLEVGGPLLVIGASGAGKSSLLRAGLLPQLAVGRLAAGSAAWPRRVFTPTASPLRELALHLADLAGLDAGSVLRSLHDDPDRAALIAAQALRAVGADPARLVLVVDQFEELFTLAAADPADAEPDRLAFVRALEAMARPSLGSTEVPSALVVLAVRADFLDPLMAAAELREAVQQGPFTVGPMSESELAAAIAGPAAEAGVTVAPELLDAVLHDLRGVGGFDVGVLPLLSEAMRVTWEHREGDRLTVLGYRRAGGVSEAVQTSAEAVYGRLDDDLRTTAQQVFTSLTVPTRDGRLARRRLDRADLHRLCGETGRVDTVVDAFTRERLLMAADHGIEISHDALLTTWSRLRTWLDSDRADRTRQHELLTAADTWEQHDRNASYLYVGDNLDATVRAVARWQADPERHPALTAAATDFLDRSVRAQRRSQLARRVTTGALVLLLLASLIATGLAVLGQREAQQQQRAATAGALLDQAENLRDNAPQLALMLALAADRLHHDRSSTASLIASLLAPYAGTLAGHRGAVTALAFRPDGQMLATSGADGRVLLWDPGAMRKTGELDGTPRVDAVAFSPDGRTLAVGAANGTIALWDVGDSAQPRRIATTATSQPAVVSSIAFSPDGRQLAVGDGGGGLTLWGVTDPTRPRRAADLTGHSGWVSAVAFSPDGQVLVSGDLGGRAFVWDVVRARRVGQLAGHHDGVGAFGFGSDGRRLASGGGDGILLWELTDPVRPRRLGHLTGPTGGVRALRLTGRNDQYVIGVGADRSVQRWDVTDPARPVRSTLVPLTRTTWVNAVAVSPDGQSVATASADSTVVLWRAGAGAGLSARYRLGDHDGEVRAVRFRGDGRLLATGGADGRTNLWELADRAQPRRRGQLAAHPRGVYAVDFSPDGRTLATGGQDGAALWDVGTPTAARELARLPGHPGPVTSLAFRPDRDAGRLLAVGGGDGTTALWDVTDPAAARRLSALTGHLAGVSAVAFSPDGETLAVGSFDGTATLWAVGDPSRPRQLSRLTAHTSQVTTLAFAPTGNTLATGSLDTSVMLWDVRDPAQPTVIGAPLPNHSGWVRAVAFSPDGHHLATGGNDKTTALVEVSDPARPQGLIAARSQRAVILSVAFSPDSRTLATGGADKLVYLWTLAEITDAQVNPVAQACARAGRGLDRQEWARHVPNLPYEQTCP; the protein is encoded by the coding sequence GTGCCAGTGGTGGCGGCCGGGACGGTGGCCGGACCGGTGCTGCTGGCCGGCGCCGGCGTGCTGGGCTCGGTCGGCGCCAACGTGCTGACCGACGTGCTGACCCGGCTGACTGAGCGACTGCGTGCCGACGGTGGGCAACCGGACCCAGTGCGGCTGCAGCGGGCCCTCGCGGAGCGTATCGAGGCCGCCTTCGCCAGCCAGGACGAGGAGTCCCGGAAGCTGCGTACCGAGGCCGCTGAGCTGCTGGGCCGGGTGGGCGCGATCGAGGTGGCGCTGCGCACCGCAGTGGAGCTGGGCGACCGTGAGCTCCAGCACGCGCTCGCTGAATCGTTGTCCCGGTTGAGCGGCGAGTTCGGCGAGTTCGGCTTCGTCCTCGCCGCCGTACGCGACTCGGTGTGGCAAATCGAGCAGGAGTTGCGGGGCATCCGGGAACATGGGCGGGTCGAGCAGGAACGCTCCCGTGAGCTGGCGCTGTCGGTGCGGCGAATCCTGGACACCGTCGAGCGGGTCGAGGCCCGGACCCGCCTTCCCGGGGCGACCGATGCCGGCCCTGCCGCCCGATGGAGCGGCAATCCGTACCTCGGACTGTCCCCGTTTGACGAACGGCACGCCGAGGTGTTCTACGGTCGCCGCGAGCTGGTGGCCAGGCTGCTGCAACGGCTGGCCGAGCAGCTGGAGGTGGGCGGCCCGCTGCTGGTCATCGGTGCCTCGGGGGCGGGTAAGTCGTCGCTGCTGCGGGCCGGGCTGCTCCCCCAGCTCGCCGTCGGGCGGCTGGCGGCCGGCTCGGCGGCCTGGCCGCGGCGGGTGTTCACCCCGACGGCGTCCCCGCTACGCGAACTCGCCCTGCACCTAGCCGACCTCGCCGGCCTTGACGCGGGGTCGGTGCTCCGGTCCCTGCACGACGATCCCGATCGGGCCGCGCTGATCGCCGCCCAGGCCCTGCGCGCCGTCGGGGCGGACCCGGCCCGCCTAGTGCTGGTGGTGGACCAGTTCGAGGAGTTGTTCACGCTCGCCGCAGCGGACCCGGCCGACGCGGAGCCCGATCGGCTGGCGTTCGTGCGGGCGCTGGAGGCGATGGCCCGGCCCTCGCTCGGCTCGACGGAGGTGCCGTCGGCGCTGGTGGTGCTGGCCGTTCGGGCCGACTTCCTCGACCCGCTGATGGCGGCTGCAGAGCTGCGCGAGGCGGTCCAGCAGGGCCCCTTCACGGTCGGCCCGATGAGCGAGTCTGAACTCGCCGCAGCGATCGCCGGCCCGGCCGCCGAGGCCGGCGTCACGGTGGCCCCGGAGCTGCTGGACGCGGTCCTTCACGACCTGCGCGGCGTCGGCGGCTTCGACGTCGGCGTCCTACCGCTGCTGTCCGAGGCGATGCGGGTCACCTGGGAGCATCGTGAGGGAGACCGCCTCACCGTGCTCGGCTACCGCCGCGCCGGTGGTGTCTCCGAGGCGGTGCAGACCAGCGCGGAGGCTGTGTACGGGCGCCTCGACGACGACCTGCGCACGACGGCCCAGCAGGTGTTCACCAGCCTGACCGTCCCCACCCGGGACGGCCGCCTCGCCCGCCGCCGGCTCGACCGGGCGGATCTGCACCGCCTCTGCGGCGAGACCGGTCGGGTCGATACAGTCGTTGACGCGTTCACTAGGGAACGGCTGCTCATGGCGGCCGACCACGGCATCGAGATCAGCCATGACGCCCTGCTGACCACCTGGTCGAGACTGCGCACCTGGCTCGATTCCGACCGCGCCGACCGTACCCGGCAGCACGAGCTCCTTACCGCGGCCGACACCTGGGAGCAGCACGACCGGAACGCGTCGTACCTCTATGTCGGGGACAATCTCGACGCCACCGTGCGCGCCGTTGCCCGGTGGCAAGCCGACCCCGAGCGCCATCCGGCGCTCACAGCCGCCGCGACGGATTTCCTCGACCGCAGCGTCCGCGCCCAGCGACGAAGCCAGCTCGCCCGCCGGGTCACCACCGGCGCGCTGGTGCTCCTCCTGCTCGCGTCGCTGATCGCGACGGGTTTGGCGGTGCTCGGCCAACGCGAGGCCCAGCAGCAGCAACGGGCCGCCACCGCCGGAGCCCTGCTCGACCAGGCAGAGAACCTGCGGGACAACGCGCCGCAGCTTGCGCTCATGCTCGCGCTCGCCGCCGACCGGCTGCACCATGACCGCTCCAGCACGGCGAGCCTTATCGCCTCCCTGCTCGCGCCGTACGCTGGCACCCTGGCCGGGCACCGGGGCGCGGTCACCGCGCTGGCGTTCCGTCCCGACGGCCAGATGCTGGCGACCAGCGGCGCGGACGGCCGGGTGCTGCTCTGGGATCCCGGCGCGATGCGAAAGACCGGTGAACTCGACGGCACGCCCCGGGTGGACGCGGTGGCGTTCAGCCCGGACGGGCGAACCCTGGCCGTCGGCGCTGCCAACGGCACGATCGCCCTCTGGGACGTCGGCGACTCCGCCCAGCCTCGCCGGATCGCGACGACGGCCACGAGCCAGCCGGCCGTGGTGTCCAGCATCGCGTTCAGCCCTGATGGGCGCCAGTTGGCCGTCGGCGACGGCGGCGGCGGGTTGACCCTCTGGGGCGTGACCGATCCGACCCGGCCACGGCGGGCCGCCGACCTGACCGGTCACTCCGGCTGGGTGAGCGCAGTCGCCTTCAGCCCGGACGGGCAGGTGCTGGTCAGCGGCGACCTCGGCGGCCGGGCGTTCGTCTGGGACGTCGTACGCGCCCGCCGGGTCGGGCAGTTGGCCGGTCATCATGACGGCGTCGGCGCGTTCGGCTTCGGTTCGGATGGCCGCCGGCTGGCCAGCGGCGGCGGGGACGGCATCCTGCTGTGGGAGCTGACCGACCCGGTCCGGCCGAGGCGGCTCGGTCACCTCACCGGGCCGACCGGCGGTGTACGCGCCCTGCGGCTCACCGGCCGCAACGACCAGTACGTGATCGGCGTCGGAGCGGACCGCTCGGTGCAGCGATGGGACGTCACCGACCCGGCCCGCCCGGTCCGGTCGACCCTGGTGCCGCTGACGCGGACGACCTGGGTGAACGCGGTCGCGGTCAGTCCCGACGGGCAATCCGTGGCCACCGCGAGCGCGGACAGCACGGTGGTCCTCTGGCGGGCCGGCGCCGGTGCCGGGCTGAGTGCCCGATACCGGCTGGGCGATCACGACGGGGAGGTCCGGGCGGTCCGGTTCCGGGGCGACGGTCGGTTGCTCGCCACGGGCGGCGCGGACGGCCGGACGAACCTGTGGGAGCTGGCCGACCGCGCCCAGCCACGCCGGCGCGGCCAGTTGGCTGCGCACCCTCGGGGTGTGTACGCGGTGGACTTCAGCCCGGATGGGCGGACGCTCGCCACCGGCGGCCAGGACGGCGCCGCCCTCTGGGACGTCGGCACCCCCACCGCTGCCCGGGAACTGGCCCGGCTGCCCGGCCACCCCGGGCCGGTGACCTCGCTGGCGTTCCGCCCGGACCGGGACGCCGGGCGGCTGCTCGCCGTCGGCGGCGGGGACGGCACGACGGCGCTCTGGGACGTCACCGACCCCGCGGCGGCCCGCCGGCTCAGCGCGCTCACTGGCCACCTGGCCGGGGTGTCCGCAGTGGCGTTCAGCCCGGACGGCGAAACCCTGGCGGTGGGCAGCTTCGACGGCACAGCGACGCTCTGGGCGGTGGGCGACCCCAGCCGGCCCCGCCAGCTGAGCCGGCTCACTGCCCACACCAGTCAGGTGACCACGCTCGCCTTCGCCCCGACCGGGAACACCCTCGCCACCGGTAGCCTCGACACCAGCGTGATGCTCTGGGACGTGCGCGACCCGGCCCAACCCACCGTGATCGGCGCGCCGCTGCCCAACCACAGCGGCTGGGTGCGCGCCGTCGCGTTCAGCCCGGACGGGCACCACCTAGCCACTGGTGGCAACGACAAGACGACCGCCCTGGTGGAGGTCAGTGACCCGGCCCGGCCGCAGGGGCTGATCGCCGCTCGCAGCCAGCGGGCGGTCATTCTCAGTGTCGCTTTCAGCCCGGACAGCCGCACCCTGGCCACGGGCGGCGCGGACAAGCTCGTCTACTTATGGACCCTCGCCGAGATCACTGACGCCCAGGTCAACCCGGTGGCGCAGGCCTGCGCCCGGGCCGGTCGAGGACTCGACCGCCAGGAGTGGGCGCGCCATGTGCCCAACCTGCCGTACGAGCAGACCTGCCCGTGA
- a CDS encoding excalibur calcium-binding domain-containing protein gives MAVIVCCGVMFGDDDEKDKVSAISTSAPASTSAAPQQLASLAPSPSPTRTASPKPSPSVYYADCDAVADAGLYRITKGSPGYRKALDRNGDGIACNLKDDPDYVDDSSGGDSSDVYYANCSEARAAGAAPLHRGDPGYSRKLDRDGDGTACE, from the coding sequence GTGGCCGTCATCGTGTGCTGCGGCGTCATGTTCGGCGACGACGACGAGAAGGACAAAGTCTCCGCCATATCGACGAGCGCCCCGGCCTCGACGAGCGCCGCCCCGCAGCAGCTCGCCTCGCTCGCGCCGTCCCCCTCGCCCACCCGCACCGCCTCGCCGAAGCCGTCGCCGAGCGTCTACTACGCCGACTGCGACGCTGTCGCCGATGCGGGCCTATACAGAATCACGAAGGGCTCGCCCGGGTACCGCAAGGCCTTGGACCGCAACGGCGACGGCATCGCCTGCAACCTCAAGGACGACCCGGACTACGTCGATGACTCTTCCGGCGGCGACTCCAGCGACGTGTACTACGCGAACTGCTCGGAGGCGCGAGCGGCCGGGGCGGCGCCGCTGCACCGTGGCGACCCCGGCTACTCCCGCAAGCTGGACCGCGACGGCGACGGTACCGCCTGCGAGTGA